Part of the Niallia alba genome is shown below.
TCGGCAATCTGCTCTTCTTTTTTGCCTAACCAGCTTGCATAGTCATCAAGAAAATACCAGCCAATGCTTTCCTCTTCTTCAACCTCTTCTTTGGTAATTAACTTACTAAGGACTACCCCCATTAACTCACTGGCATATCGTCCTATTTTTGCTGCTCTTAAAACAATATCACCTGATAACTCATTAGCTTCATTTATAAAAAAGTCGGTTAACCAATCGATATCTTCATCATTGATACCTAAATTTAATGCCTTAAATTTTCTTTTTAATATTATTTTTAAGAGTTTAAGAGATGTTGTTGTAGAAACAACTAGGTTTGGACCATTAGTCTTATTATGTTGGTATTTTATTACATTGACGCCTTGGCTTTTTAAAAGTCTTCTATCTAGTAGCTCATCATAATTTGCTACCCACTCGCCAAGTTTATGAGACTCTTCAAACACATTTTTAGTTTCACTGTTTTGAAAGGTAATTTGCCTTGCTGGTAAAAAATACCCTTCTGATTCTTCATCCACACTTTCAGATATACTTCTAATAAAACTTAAATACTGCCATCCCTCGGCTAGCTGACTAGGGCATACTAGATAAGTAGTAGATTTTAATTCATCTTTTGCTGATGGCCGACGTCGTGACCATCTAGCCGGAAATAACTCTAGATTACTTGGATTATAAGTTGTCTCTACTTTAGTCCACTCAAAATTAGATTGTCTGGATATTACATCCTGTAAAAACACTATATCGTAAGGTTTACCTTCCTCTTTTTCTGAAACAGAAGATTGATGTGCCATTACTCCTATACGAAGCTTTGCCATAAAGTCATTTGTTACTTCACTTGCAACAAACATATCAGGGTCAGAATCAGATCCTTCAACCATCTTTGAATATATCTGATTTAGTTTATTTGTATCTCTATGTCTTAATACCACTTGACACCTTATATTGTCATTTTTACTATTTAATTTCGAGATAGAGTCCACAATTGAGAGTGGTAATCTTGTAGAGTCGGAATTGTATAATACGACGCCTAAGTTTGCACCCTCATGGGGTTGCAATTCAAGATATCGCTCTAATAAACCAGTTAGCTTTTCACTTGCATCTCTTGGATCTTCATTTGTTTCTTGATCAGTTACCTTAACAATTGGCATTTCCATTAGACTATAATCATAAAGAGAATCTGTAATTGATAGTAATTCAGGGATTTCTTCCCCATTAAACCCTAAGCAAATCTCTGGATAATAAGAATGCTCAATATCATTTATGAGTTCATTGAAGAAAAGCTTTGAATCTCCAAAGTCTATTTCTTTTGATGATAATAAGTAAATAATTATATTGTTAATTTGTTGCATTTTCGTCGCAAGAGCAGACATCCTGAAAGGGTTCCAAGGAGGTATAATTGCTAAAGGTTTCGTGTCTCTTACCTCTACCACTCCTAATTTAATAATTGGATACCAGAGATTAATCCGGTTAATGTCTCCTTTTGCATATTTGGCAATTTTACTTAATAATTCTCCATATAGTATTGACTGTTGAGTGTGCGACTCATTTATTAAGCCTTCTTCTACCCAATGGTTGAGAGCATTAGTGTACTCTTTAGAAAACTTCTCCCAAGAGGTTAGTATTTCCTGATAACCGGCTTCATTAACTCTCCCCTCAGCTCTAGAACTTTCTAATTCCCGAAGGAACTGCTTTGATATATCTTTATCTACCTCATACACTCCTACAAGAGAACCTCTATCTTGCCTATATACTGCCTGCAAGGTATAGATATCGTTTAGAGATATTCCTTGTAACTTTCCTTTTTTACTTATTGGGTTTTTTGCTACACTCGTATGTTGAAAAGGATTTTCTTTTAATCTTCTCAAATCATTAAATAGCTCCATCCCAATTGCATTTGTTGCACCTTCCCAAACCAATTGAACTTTACAGTCTTGTTCTATGCCGTGTTCATCTTGATAGAATAGTTCAAAATAAAATTTAATTTGCCTTGAACCTTTTGATATGGAGTTATTTGGCTTAAAAGGGTTTCCTTTCGCTTTTGCCCTTTTCTTTTCCTCTTCTATAAAGTTATCGTATTCGAAAAGATAACAAGTATCCCATTCTATAAAAGGTTTTGTTAACTTCTCCAACCCCTTATATCTAGTACAAAAATACAAGCCTAAATCGGTATTTATATTTAGCCAAGCACTTCTTGAATCCCTCTTTTGTGTTTTGATTTTAATTACCTTTTTCCCACTTGAAGCTTCTGATTGTGCAAAAAGCCTTTCTATTGCTTGCATAAACCCAACTAAGAAGTCACTACACTCAATAGGCTTCCCATAAATAAACTTATCCCACTTGGCCTTTAACTTCTTATTGTTTTCAATTTGATATCTCTGCTTTTCATAGAATGCTATATCTTCCTCATTTGGTTCCCTTGCTTTTCTCTTATCCAATAGCTCTAGATAACTCTCATCTTCTTCAGTAATTAAATCTGAATACTCATCCTCTAAGAATTCCTTAGTTTCCTCGGCTAAAGTTGTTTTTTTGGAGATTTTTATACCTGAGAAAAAAGTACCAATATGGTCTTGTTCCCATTCATAGTTTGCTAAAGCCTCAGATTCTTCATTCCATCCGGGCTTAGATTCTATGAACTTTAATATGGCAGGGTGTATATCTTCAGGAATGTATTCTTTAGCATCTTCAAAGGAATTT
Proteins encoded:
- a CDS encoding FtsK/SpoIIIE domain-containing protein translates to MMNHLELIGKVAVEYLKSNIESESSDGTARFLLDRLSGPQVSEICKEILNDNYLKDIIDIKIPLELVVGNDLPDSIITRERTTRLRHTHTDKPVLLLANNNDDQGQSLRNIYTIGANDLKVNTNLWIKVVSGDLPSINGSDRLLNIWGKALTGLLSINDCSLEMFSKFIVSTRKSIDEDGTSLIEALGWALPALKIPRDSGCFYSIPDNRLTYKNKWAAAFKELKEKRSYFLHKLTPSRDVIENDQLKNSFEDAKEYIPEDIHPAILKFIESKPGWNEESEALANYEWEQDHIGTFFSGIKISKKTTLAEETKEFLEDEYSDLITEEDESYLELLDKRKAREPNEEDIAFYEKQRYQIENNKKLKAKWDKFIYGKPIECSDFLVGFMQAIERLFAQSEASSGKKVIKIKTQKRDSRSAWLNINTDLGLYFCTRYKGLEKLTKPFIEWDTCYLFEYDNFIEEEKKRAKAKGNPFKPNNSISKGSRQIKFYFELFYQDEHGIEQDCKVQLVWEGATNAIGMELFNDLRRLKENPFQHTSVAKNPISKKGKLQGISLNDIYTLQAVYRQDRGSLVGVYEVDKDISKQFLRELESSRAEGRVNEAGYQEILTSWEKFSKEYTNALNHWVEEGLINESHTQQSILYGELLSKIAKYAKGDINRINLWYPIIKLGVVEVRDTKPLAIIPPWNPFRMSALATKMQQINNIIIYLLSSKEIDFGDSKLFFNELINDIEHSYYPEICLGFNGEEIPELLSITDSLYDYSLMEMPIVKVTDQETNEDPRDASEKLTGLLERYLELQPHEGANLGVVLYNSDSTRLPLSIVDSISKLNSKNDNIRCQVVLRHRDTNKLNQIYSKMVEGSDSDPDMFVASEVTNDFMAKLRIGVMAHQSSVSEKEEGKPYDIVFLQDVISRQSNFEWTKVETTYNPSNLELFPARWSRRRPSAKDELKSTTYLVCPSQLAEGWQYLSFIRSISESVDEESEGYFLPARQITFQNSETKNVFEESHKLGEWVANYDELLDRRLLKSQGVNVIKYQHNKTNGPNLVVSTTTSLKLLKIILKRKFKALNLGINDEDIDWLTDFFINEANELSGDIVLRAAKIGRYASELMGVVLSKLITKEEVEEEESIGWYFLDDYASWLGKKEEQIADILALSPFEKDGKYYLKLMVTEAKFVDIKNLSNSKKTSKKQLIDTVLRINEALFGVPSRLDRDLWLSKISDLLVEGTIFMQNSTISIEKWRELIRTGKVEIEIKGYSHVFVPTSDGTDTIESEQVKITDIENCYQEVYSRESVRGLILSLLEKKPLFTVRSQFSNEVTWKKFSPSLPTDNQNSEQSQLSETQEVTDHTISSKNNDTNEGKEESNPSNKEEEQQQPIVTKTKLTGESSNSLQGWIVNNTNEENHSLSDQEWLTNVVNSLKSALATYNLQGKVLESRLTPNAAIIKLKGSDRLRVEDIEKKKSQLLTTHALNIINVLPQPGEIVVFVERPERETISLANVWNKRSLKNDVHDTNLNFVMGIKEVDGELLYLNLGGPFGGLEQHAPHTLIAGETGSGKSVLIQTLILDICATNSVKTAKIYLIDPKYGVDYQNLEELPHLSEGIVIDQQRASEILEELVNEMENRYLRFREYKVPNLKEYNEKVPEESKLPFIFLIHDEFADWMLIDEYKSTVSSTVQRLGVKARAAGIHLIFAAQRPDKDALPMQLRDNLGNRLILKVGSSGTSEIALGEKGAENLLGKGHLAARLSGEPNLIYAQVPFISSNEIYNVTQFIKNKE